A single Equus asinus isolate D_3611 breed Donkey chromosome 21, EquAss-T2T_v2, whole genome shotgun sequence DNA region contains:
- the LOC123279689 gene encoding protein FAM246C-like, with protein sequence MAADLKVERKCSLENLIANGEILHPAPPAGRSEEPGIPTYLVFAAHRVPGPPAHQPPLARARWAAVRARASRRRSAPVRAVPGRARGARRRRAPGCCGCCRRRRRSSAGTGGRRTARAGGAGSAAEQPTGARASRRQRPPRPRARPTRGAPRPAAWAHVRPASAGPWAAAGRARRAACRRWVASCAPSWGPGSTGLKRVVEKQLISKVLLITCGPLTWPNTRHILKCSLSGHASSGMRKSHGQLFTQRTCKDGETGRPRG encoded by the exons ATGGCTGCAGATTtgaaagtggaaagaaaatgcAGCTTGGAAAACTTGATCGCTAATGGAGAAATCCTGCACCCAG CACCCCCGGCCGGGCGCAGCGAGGAGCCGGGCATCCCAACCTACCTGGTCTTTGCAGCTCACCGGGTGCCCGGCCCGCCGGCCCACCAGCCGCCCTTGGCCCGGGCCCGGTGGGCAGCCGTGCGCGCCCGCGCGAGCCGCCGCCGCAGCGCCCCAGTCCGCGCCGTTCCCGGCCGAGCCCGcggcgcccgccgccgccgcgcgccaggctgctgtggctgctgccggcgccgccgccgctccAGCGCGGGcacgggagggaggaggacggcgcgggcgggaggggcggggagcGCGGCCGAGCAGCCAACGGGGGCCCGCGCCTCGCGCCGCCAGCGCcccccgcggccccgcgcccgcccgACCCGCGGCGCCCCGCGCCCGGCCGCGTGGGCACACGTGCGTCCGGCCTCCGCAGGGCCCTGGGCGGCGGCTGGGAGGGCACGGAGGGCAGCGTGTCGCCGCTGGGTGGCCTCGTGCGCGCCCAGCTGGGGCCCAGGGAGCACGGGGTTAAAG agAGTGGTGGAAAAGCAGCTGATTTCTAAGGTTCTACTGATCACCTGTGGACCTCTCACATGGCCCAACACACGGCACATATTAAAATGCTCATTGAGTGGGCATGCGTCAAGTG